One genomic region from Argentina anserina chromosome 2, drPotAnse1.1, whole genome shotgun sequence encodes:
- the LOC126782089 gene encoding uncharacterized protein LOC126782089, giving the protein MCPKRSIKMEEHGVTSLVVLGVISWTTAFLFIRKMCPKRSFGFCNRLVSTIHATIAVTLASLSVEYWSCPVCPLAAQSSPQQMKALAVSLSYLIYDLICCLFDKQISLDNFFHHLVSIVGIGAGLSYRRCGSEMVAALWITEVSSPFLHLREILKELGYRDTDINLAADILFAAIFSVARMGVGPYLTYVTLSAHNPLLIKGMAAGLQLVSVFWFYKIARMVIYKLTKRTTTATKKTDINHNGEN; this is encoded by the exons atgtgtCCAAAGAGATCAATTAAGATGGAAGAGCATGGAGTTACAAGTCTTGTAGTGTTGGGAGTTATATCATGGACAACAGCATTTCTATTCATCAGAAAAATGTGTCCAAAGAGATCATTCGGATTCTGCAACCGCCTTGTTTCGACAATCCATGCAACAATTGCTGTAACCCTAGCTTCACTCTCCGTGGAATACTGGAGCTGCCCAGTTTGTCCTCTGGCTGCTCAGTCTTCTCCTCAGCAG ATGAAGGCACTAGCAGTGAGCCTTTCCTATCTCATCTATGACCTCATCTGTTGCCTCTTTGACAAGCAAATCAGTCTTGACAATTTCTTCCACCATCTGGTGAGCATTGTTGGAATTGGAGCAGGCCTTTCATACCGAAGG TGTGGATCAGAGATGGTAGCAGCACTGTGGATAACGGAGGTCTCTAGTCCTTTCCTCCACTTGAGGGAGATTCTCAAAGAGCTTGGTTACAGGGACACTGATATAAACTTAGCAGCAGAT ATTTTATTTGCAGCTATATTCTCCGTTGCAAGGATGGGAGTCGGACCTTATCTCACCTATGTAACACTATCTGCTCACAATCCTTTGCTCATTAAG GGAATGGCTGCTGGACTGCAGCTGGTGAGTGTTTTCTGGTTCTACAAGATTGCACGAATGGTGATATATAAATTGACCAAGAGGACTACTACTGCAACGAAGAAGACTGACATCAATCATAATGGTGAAAATTGA
- the LOC126782085 gene encoding uncharacterized protein LOC126782085, whose product MAKQASSAWIMQKKKKWSLVVLALFSLSTAMVFLMRTAFDSSCNASTAARFEDDDNRAAPAAVRRNDAVAGEPSALRFMKSKLVLLVSHELSLSGGPLLLMELAFLLRGVGSEVVWITSQKPPESDEVIYSLENKMLDRGVQVLSAKGQKAIDTALKADLVVLNTAVAGKWLDAVLKENVPRVLPKVLWWIHEMRGHYFKMEYVKHLPFVAGAMIDSHTTAEYWKTRTRERLGIKMPNTYVVHLGNSKELMEVAEDSVSRRVLREHVRESLGVRSEDLLFAIINSVSRGKGQDLFLRAFHESLQIVKEKKLQVPSMHAVIVGSDMDKQTKFETELRNFVIEKKLQDCVHFVNKTLTVAPYLASIDVLVQNSQARGECFGRITIEAMAFQLPVLGTAAGGTMEIVVNGTTGLLHPVGKEGVSSLTNNIVKLATHIERRLTMGKKGYERVKERFLEPHMVQRIALVLKEVLQNAKSHANS is encoded by the exons ATGGCGAAGCAGGCGAGCAGTGCTTGGATtatgcagaagaagaagaaatggtCTCTGGTGGTTCTCGCATTGTTTTCTCTCTCCACCGCCATGGTTTTCTTGATGCGAACCGCTTTTGATTCTTCCTGCAACGCAAGTACCGCCGCTCGTTTTGAAGACGATGACAACCGAGCCGCGCCGGCGGCGGTTCGTCGGAACGACGCCGTTGCCGGCGAGCCGAGCGCCCTGCGGTTCATGAAGTCGAAGCTGGTGCTGTTGGTCTCACACGAGCTCTCTCTTTCCG ggggtCCATTGTTGTTGATGGAGTTGGCATTCTTGTTAAGAGGAGTGGGATCAGAGGTTGTTTGGATAACAAGCCAAAAGCCGCCGGAGTCCGACGAGGTGATTTACAGTTTGGAGAATAAAATGCTGGACAGAGGAGTACAG GTGCTGTCTGCAAAGGGTCAGAAGGCTATAGACACAGCACTTAAGGCTGATTTGGTTGTTTTGAATACTGCTGTTGCTGGAAAATGGCTGGATGCTGTGCTCAAGGAGAATGTACCTCGGGTTCTACCTAAGGTGTTGTGGTGGATTCATGAAATGCGAGGGCATTATTTCAAAATGGAGTATGTTAAGCATCTCCCTTTTGTTGCAGGTGCCATGATTGATTCACATACGACAGCAGAGTATTGGAAGACTAGGACTCGGGAACGTTTAGG GATTAAAATGCCTAATACATATGTTGTGCACCTTGGAAATAGTAAGGAGTTAATGGAAGTTGCAGAAGATAGTGTATCCAGGAGGGTCCTCCGTGAACATGTCAGAGAATCTCTTGGAGTGCGGAGTGAAGATCTACTCTTTGCCATCATAAATA GTGTATCACGTGGGAAAGGTCAGGACCTATTTCTTCGCGCTTTTCATGAAAGTCTGCAAATTGTTAAGGAGAAGAAATTGCAAGTGCCATCTATGCATGCAGTAATAGTAGGAAGTGACATGGATAAGCAGACTAAATTTGAAACGGAGCTGCGTAATTTTGTGATAGAGAAAAAGCTTCAGGATTGTGTTCACTTTGTGAACAAAACCCTGACTGTAGCTCCTTATCTGGCTTCTATTGACGTTCTTGTTCAGAATTCTCAG GCTCGAGGAGAGTGCTTTGGAAGGATAACTATTGAAGCAATGGCCTTTCAGCTGCCTGTACTG GGGACAGCAGCTGGGGGCACCATGGAGATTGTAGTGAATGGCACGACCGGACTGCTGCATCCTGTTGGTAAAGAAGGTGTATCATCCCTAACAAACAACATTGTGAAACTGGCCACACATATAGAGAGGAGATTGACAATGGGCAAGAAGGGATATGAGAGAGTCAAAGAAAGATTTTTGGAACCGCACATGGTGCAAAGGATCGCTTTGGTTTTAAAGGAGGTATTGCAGAATGCAAAGAGCCATGCCAATTCTTGA